The Rhodococcus rhodochrous DNA window TCGAACTGCACGGCGCCACCATCCGGTCCGGCGACAAGGTACTGCTGCTCATCGGATCCGCCAACCGCGATTCCGACGTCTTCGACACCGCCGACGACTTCCGCATCGGACGCGACAGCTCCCAGAAGATCGCCAGTTTCGGTGGGGGAGTGCACTTCTGTCTCGGCGCACATCTCGCCCGCCTCGAGGCGAACATCGCGCTGGAACAGTTCGCCCGGCGCGTCGCCGACTACGAGATCGACGAGGACCGCTGTGAACGTGTCCATTCCACCAATGTCCGAGGCTTCGCGGCCCTTCCTGTAGAGGTCACCGAACGACATGCCTAGATTCGAACCCCATCCCGAACGCCGTCCCGCGCTGGTCGCCGGAGCCTCCTCCGGAATCGGTACCGCCACCGCCTACGCGCTCGCCGAGGCCGGGCACCCCGTCGCGCTCGGGGCGCGCCGCGTGGAGGAGTGCGCGGCGATCGCGGAGAAGATCCGCGGCGAGGGCGGCGAGGCCTTCGCCCACTTCCTCGACGTGTCGTCCACCGAATCCGTCGGCGAGTTCGTCGCCGCGGCCGAGGAGGCCCTCGGCCCCGCCGAGATCGTCGTCTCGGGAGCGGGCGACATGGATTTCGCGTTGCCGCACGAGATGGATCCCGACCGGTTCGCCTTCCAGGTGAACGTGCACCTGATGGGCACGCAACGTCTGGCCCATCGTGTGCTGCCCGGCATGATCGACCGGAAACGCGGCGACTTCGTCGTGATCGGATCCGACTGTGCCGTGCTTCCCCGGCCCTGGATGGGTGCCTACAACGCCGCCAAGACCGGCCTCGAAGCGCTCGTCCGCGAGATGCGGATGGAACTCGAGGGTACGGGTGTCCGCGCATCGGTCGTGCGCCCAGGGCCGACGCAGACCGGTGCCGGCATGACCGCGCCGGCGGAGGTCCTCGAACCGATGCTCGAGGACTGGGGCACATGGGGTTTCGCCCGACACCCCTACTTCCTTCGTGCATCCGACATCGCCGCGGCCGCGCTCTCGGTCGTCTCGGCCCCCCGCGGCGCCCACATCGTGCTCATCGAGGTTCAACCCGAAGCGCCCCTGCGGAAGGACAATCCATGACCACACTCGTCGAGCCCCGGCGTGTGTCCGGCGGCGAACACGAACACGGCCACCTCGAGGAACTGCGCACCGATCCCATCGCGCTCATGCGCCGGGTACGTGAGGAGTGCGGCGACGTCGGGGTCTTCCAGCTCGCCGACAAGAAGGTCGTACTACTCTCCGGTGCGGAGGCCAACGAGTTCTTCTTCCGTGCCGCGGACGAGGATCTCGACCAGCAGGCCGCCTATCCGTTCATGAAGCCGGTCTTCGGTGAGGGCGTCGTCTTCGACGCCAGCCCCGAACGCCGCAAGGAGATGCTGCACAACTCGGCGCTGCGTGGCGAACAGATGCGGGGCCACGCGGCGACCATCGACCGCGAGGTGCAGGACATGGTCGCCGGCTGGGGCGACGAAGGCGAGATCGACCTGCTCGAATTCTTCGCCGAAATGACGATCTACACGTCGTCGGCCTGCCTGATCGGCAAGAAGTTCCGCGACCAGCTCGACGGACGATTCGCCCACCTCTACCACGACCTCGAGAAGGGCACCGACGCACTGGCCTTCGTCGATCCCTACGCGCCGATCGAGAGTTTCCGGCGACGCGACGAGGCCCGCCGCGGACTCGTGGCACTCGTGCAGGAGATCATGGACGGACGCATCGCGAACCCGCCGCAGGGCAAGGAGGACCGCGACATGCTCGACGTCCTCGTCTCCATCAAGGACGAGGACGGCAAGGAACGGTTCAGTGCCGACGAGATCACCGGCATCTTCATCTCGATGATGTTCGCCGGCCACCACACCACCTCCGGCACGGCGGCCTGGGCGCTCATCGAACTGCTGCGCAACCCCGAGTACATGCAGCAGGTCACGGCAGAACTCGACGTCCTGTACTCCGACGGTGAGAGCGTGAGCTTCCATGCACTGCGGCAGATCCCGGTGCTCGAAGCGGTGCTCAAGGAGACA harbors:
- a CDS encoding SDR family oxidoreductase, which encodes MPRFEPHPERRPALVAGASSGIGTATAYALAEAGHPVALGARRVEECAAIAEKIRGEGGEAFAHFLDVSSTESVGEFVAAAEEALGPAEIVVSGAGDMDFALPHEMDPDRFAFQVNVHLMGTQRLAHRVLPGMIDRKRGDFVVIGSDCAVLPRPWMGAYNAAKTGLEALVREMRMELEGTGVRASVVRPGPTQTGAGMTAPAEVLEPMLEDWGTWGFARHPYFLRASDIAAAALSVVSAPRGAHIVLIEVQPEAPLRKDNP
- a CDS encoding cytochrome P450: MTTLVEPRRVSGGEHEHGHLEELRTDPIALMRRVREECGDVGVFQLADKKVVLLSGAEANEFFFRAADEDLDQQAAYPFMKPVFGEGVVFDASPERRKEMLHNSALRGEQMRGHAATIDREVQDMVAGWGDEGEIDLLEFFAEMTIYTSSACLIGKKFRDQLDGRFAHLYHDLEKGTDALAFVDPYAPIESFRRRDEARRGLVALVQEIMDGRIANPPQGKEDRDMLDVLVSIKDEDGKERFSADEITGIFISMMFAGHHTTSGTAAWALIELLRNPEYMQQVTAELDVLYSDGESVSFHALRQIPVLEAVLKETLRLHPPLILLLRVARDDFEVAGYRISEGDLVGATPAISNRIPEDFPDPDAFDPGRYIDPNQEDIVNRWTWIPFGAGRHRCVGAAFALMQLKAIFSVLLRDFEFELSQPPETYRNDHSKMVVQLEQPCAVRYRRRTRAASGTGTATQE